The following coding sequences are from one Asterias amurensis chromosome 8, ASM3211899v1 window:
- the LOC139940906 gene encoding uncharacterized protein has translation MVPSSSKYKLCTPLEYVEVNSEDTSPGGELLRDQKEAAQHRAGSRTLMGPKSQLRLETDSPLTGRTHRQRRRAQLLGSTQNMAVKTPPAVLSVTSSPWISSQTPVLRMRPDRSKTKSTDPLQKQTTTRPVSNKTVRKFSPRLSDGEMEGTERSLPRRPVERRSDTGSSVVSMKTASSESRTSGEPYYEVTGQIRSTSLQVGPAFIKSQRNVKQGTSLPSVKPKCLARQLSEPTIPTTTPTTMSLIRTDLLPIQAPPRHPSKVPGHQTCWGVIKPHQNPSPTPVLVTSSEHEARNDAGLDQKSTQPNRTLRSVRIKLETGNEDSVDIPGDENNYKNGEKEADDDDENKNLDQRVMTWLDGLDSATCRRFIRKQMAALQEIDDVD, from the exons ATGGTCCCCTCTAGCTCAAAGTATAAACTATGTACCCCATTAGAATACGTAGAAGTTAACAGCGAGGACACATCACCGGGTGGTGAGCTGCTGAGGGACCAAAAGGAAGCCGCTCAACACCGAGCCGGGAGTCGGACCCTGATGGGTCCCAAGAGTCAGTTGAGGCTGGAGACGGACTCCCCGCTGACCGGTAGAACACACCGGCAACGACGGCGGGCACAGTTACTCGGATCCACACAAAACATGGCGGTCAAAACGCCCCCAGCGGTACTTTCGGTAACATCGTCGCCGTGGATTTCGTCACAAACACCGGTTTTACGAATGCGCCCAGACAGATCGAAAACAAAAAGTACGGACCCATTACAGAAACAGACAACTACTAGACCAGTATCTAATAAAACTGTCAGGAAGTTTTCACCGAGACTGTCTGATGGTGAGATGGAAGGGACCGAGAGAAGCTTGCCAAGGAGACCCGTCGAGAGGCGCTCGGACACGGGGAGCAGTGTCGTCTCGATGAAGACAGCCAGCTCGGAGAGCCGGACATCCGGGGAACCATATTACGAGGTCACAGGTCAGATAAGGTCAACCTCCCTACAAGTTGGACCTGCCTTCATTAAGAGCCAGAGAAATGTAAAACAAG GAACAAGCTTACCCTCGGTCAAGCCGAAGTGTTTAGCTAGGCAGTTATCGGAACCAACAATCCccacaacaacaccaacaacaatgTCCCTCATCCGGACCGATCTCTTGCCAATCCAAGCACCACCGAGGCATCCTTCAAAGGTTCCGGGTCATCAAACGTGCTGGGGCGTTATTAAGCCTCACCAGAACCCCTCCCCAACTCCGGTGTTGGTGACTTCTTCGGAACACGAGGCGAGAAATGACGCAGGATTGGATCAGAAATCAACACAACCCAACCGAACTCTACGGAGCGTCCGGATTAAGCTTGAAACTGGGAACGAGGACAGCGTTGACATCCCTGGGGATGAAAACAATTATAAGAACGGGGAGAAAGAggctgatgatgatgacgaaaaTAAAAACCTGGACCAGAGAGTGATGACATGGTTAGACGGTTTGGACAGCGCCACCTGCCGGCGGTTTATAAGAAAGCAAATGGCCGCCTTGCAAGAGATTGATGACGTTGATTAG
- the LOC139940688 gene encoding uncharacterized protein, whose amino-acid sequence MAKSQQGGVDDTGEFSRQMATYLPSLGSRAPMFIKSNSPISESMYTMGDASPELVNPPVTPWEDFEDEREFNPIRSPVNMLLATDLSEVGLRSTTEFVPVQASTRWPYLKQNAARHVYGNLRSRLQSRENVPTASPVSLTYAPSTSEQSPQLEGLQVQTFGIGRTKPQLSKNGGNNMSKYRPQSTKGIKTSDQTIDYRISLKSTELESRGCVSAPPPTAESAAKPFESMTKTTHHRQRSKTAREFYRPKKGPHVKFDTSELPPKLQKEGRAPVSPSPGGGDLRVTWSDVVTAKSNGVFYRNRPNGLPRRTGEKDPRGNQEQLYLSPELWGILDEDIGSIKKVAGKS is encoded by the coding sequence ATGGCTAAATCTCAGCAGGGCGGTGTTGATGACACCGGAGAGTTCTCCCGGCAAATGGCGACATACCTACCGTCGTTAGGTTCGCGAGCCCCCATGTTCATCAAGAGCAACTCGCCCATTTCCGAGTCCATGTACACCATGGGAGACGCATCCCCGGAGCTTGTCAACCCACCGGTTACCCCGTGGGAAGATTTTGAGGACGAGAGAGAGTTCAACCCGATTCGGAGCCCCGTCAACATGCTTCTTGCGACAGACCTCTCCGAGGTGGGTCTACGCTCCACCACGGAGTTCGTCCCCGTGCAGGCTTCAACGCGGTGGCCGTACCTGAAGCAAAACGCAGCCCGTCATGTGTACGGGAATCTCCGGTCGAGATTACAGAGCAGAGAGAATGTACCAACAGCATCACCGGTGAGTTTGACGTACGCACCGAGCACATCTGAACAATCGCCTCAACTGGAAGGACTACAAGTTCAAACGTTTGGGATCGGGAGAACGAAACCCCAGCTCTCCAAAAACGGAGGTAATAACATGAGTAAATACCGACCTCAGTCGACGAAAGGAATAAAAACCTCGGACCAAACAATCGATTATAGAATATCATTGAAAtcaacagagcttgagtcaaGGGGCTGTGTGTCCGCTCCACCGCCAACGGCAGAGTCTGCTGCGAAACCTTTTGAATCTATGACTAAAACTACCCACCATCGCCAGCGATCGAAAACAGCGAGGGAGTTCTACAGGCCCAAGAAGGGACCACACGTCAAGTTCGACACCTCAGAACTCCCGCCAAAACTTCAAAAGGAAGGACGAGCACCGGTGTCACCGAGCCCCGGTGGTGGGGATTTGAGAGTGACGTGGTCTGATGTTGTGACTGCAAAGTCCAACGGCGTTTTTTACCGTAACAGACCGAACGGACTACCCCGACGAACGGGTGAAAAAGACCCACGAGGAAATCAAGAGCAGCTGTATCTATCCCCGGAGCTATGGGGAATATTGGATGAAGATATCGGTTCCATAAAGAAGGTGGCGGGAAAGAGctga